One region of Flavobacterium sp. KACC 22763 genomic DNA includes:
- a CDS encoding SusC/RagA family TonB-linked outer membrane protein — protein sequence MKLTKLLVFCISSLLFSVMAVAQDVTVNGIINDENGLPVPGATVLLKGTTKSTASDFDGKFQIQAPSNGSLTITFIGYSTVTEAVNGRTKITIQLKPESQSLNEVVVVGYGTQKKSVVTGAISSVKSADLEKVPNGRVEQALQGRVAGVSVAAVSGQPGEKSKVRVRGITTFREGGNDPLWVVDGIAVDANAIGFINQSDIESIEVLKDAASAAIYGTRAATGVILVTTKKGKAGKISVNYNGFAGISAPAQKLDMLNATQYATLMNEKSLNDGGAIKYPNPSAFGKGTNWQDAIFNDSAFRYTHELSISGGGEKSTFYASFGIQDQEGIVTTDISNYTKKNFRLNSTHKISDYFTFGQTFGYTHQKTKGIGNTNSEFGGPLSSAINLDPLTPFVVTDPTEANSGFYTNPNVVRDANGNPYGISSLVQQEMTNPLGYIQTRLGGYSWSDDFVGNAYLEANITSHLKFRTTLGGKLAYWGDQMFTPVFFLNPNMKADRNNYSQNNNKSLAWTLENTLSYANKFGDHNVSVLAGQGAYVENIGGSIGVTMFGLPITSYKDASFNFDIPQSDRVNRASDFVEHKLSSLFLRANYDYMEKYLFTGIVRRDGSTRFGENKKWGVFPSFSLGWVVSKEGFWKENNVVNTLKFRGGYGVVGNDNIDDFKYRATVVGGYNYAVGTSGGITTGYGNSTLPNANLGWEETSQTTVGLDAKLFNDFSLTLDYYKKTTKGILRNIVIPGYVGVVDAPSANIADMDNSGFEAELGYKKRLGEFNLGVNANFAYLKNEITYVGSSTNFIVGDASFQSMGPVTRTQVGHSFNEFYGFKTAGIFQNDAEVAAYKNANGGLIQPNAKPGDFRWVDANNDGKITDDDKQFLGTNIPKYTFGFTVNLDYKNFDFMAFTQGAAGSKIFQGLRRLDVLNANYQTKALDRWHGEGTSNDYPRLTNNDPNKNYTNMSDFYLEDGNYLRLKVVTVGYTMPTNLSSKIGADKVRFYLTGENLVTFTKYTGFDPEIGGQVYGVDKGVYPQARSILFGANVQF from the coding sequence ATGAAATTAACAAAATTACTTGTTTTTTGTATTTCATCTTTGTTATTCTCGGTTATGGCTGTGGCTCAGGATGTCACAGTAAATGGAATAATTAACGATGAAAATGGTTTGCCTGTTCCAGGCGCAACAGTTTTATTAAAAGGTACTACAAAGTCTACTGCGTCAGACTTTGACGGAAAGTTCCAGATTCAGGCACCTTCAAACGGATCATTAACAATTACTTTTATTGGTTACTCTACAGTAACAGAAGCAGTAAACGGAAGAACAAAAATTACAATTCAATTAAAACCAGAATCACAATCTTTAAATGAGGTTGTAGTGGTTGGATATGGTACTCAAAAGAAATCTGTTGTAACTGGAGCAATCTCTAGTGTAAAATCGGCTGATCTTGAAAAAGTACCAAACGGAAGAGTTGAACAGGCCTTACAGGGTAGAGTAGCAGGGGTTTCTGTTGCTGCAGTTTCTGGACAGCCAGGTGAAAAGTCTAAAGTTCGTGTTAGAGGTATCACTACATTTAGAGAAGGTGGAAACGATCCTTTATGGGTTGTTGACGGTATTGCTGTAGATGCAAACGCAATTGGTTTTATCAACCAAAGTGATATTGAGTCTATCGAGGTGCTTAAAGATGCTGCTTCTGCTGCCATCTATGGTACACGTGCGGCTACAGGGGTTATCTTAGTTACAACTAAAAAAGGTAAAGCTGGAAAAATTTCTGTAAACTATAATGGTTTTGCAGGTATATCAGCTCCAGCTCAAAAGTTAGATATGCTGAATGCTACTCAGTATGCTACTTTAATGAATGAAAAATCTTTAAATGACGGAGGAGCTATTAAATATCCTAATCCTTCAGCATTTGGAAAAGGTACAAATTGGCAGGATGCGATTTTTAATGATTCTGCTTTCAGATATACACACGAATTAAGCATTAGTGGTGGTGGTGAAAAATCTACTTTCTACGCTTCTTTCGGAATTCAAGATCAGGAAGGTATCGTTACTACAGATATTTCTAACTATACTAAGAAAAACTTCAGATTAAACTCTACACACAAAATTTCTGATTACTTTACTTTCGGACAAACTTTTGGATATACACACCAAAAAACAAAAGGTATTGGTAATACAAACAGTGAGTTTGGTGGACCTTTAAGCTCTGCGATCAACTTAGATCCACTTACTCCATTTGTGGTTACTGATCCGACGGAAGCAAATTCAGGATTTTATACTAACCCAAATGTTGTTAGAGATGCAAATGGTAATCCTTACGGAATATCTTCTTTAGTACAACAAGAGATGACAAACCCTCTTGGATATATCCAAACAAGATTAGGAGGATACAGCTGGTCAGATGATTTTGTAGGTAATGCTTATTTAGAGGCTAACATTACAAGTCACTTAAAATTTAGAACTACTCTTGGTGGTAAGTTAGCTTATTGGGGAGATCAAATGTTTACTCCGGTTTTCTTCTTGAACCCAAACATGAAAGCTGATAGAAATAACTACAGCCAAAACAACAATAAATCTTTAGCATGGACACTTGAGAATACTTTAAGCTATGCTAACAAATTTGGAGATCACAACGTAAGTGTTTTAGCTGGACAAGGAGCTTATGTTGAAAATATTGGTGGTTCTATTGGAGTAACGATGTTTGGATTGCCAATTACAAGCTATAAAGATGCTTCTTTTAACTTTGATATTCCTCAATCGGATAGAGTTAACAGAGCAAGTGATTTTGTAGAGCACAAATTATCTTCATTGTTCTTACGTGCGAACTACGATTACATGGAGAAATATCTTTTCACAGGTATTGTTCGTCGAGATGGATCAACTCGTTTTGGTGAAAACAAAAAATGGGGAGTTTTCCCATCATTCTCTCTTGGATGGGTAGTTTCAAAAGAAGGTTTCTGGAAAGAAAACAATGTAGTTAATACTTTAAAATTCCGTGGAGGTTATGGAGTTGTAGGTAATGATAATATTGATGACTTTAAATATAGAGCGACAGTTGTTGGAGGTTATAACTATGCTGTAGGAACTTCAGGAGGTATTACTACAGGTTACGGAAACTCTACTCTTCCAAACGCAAACTTAGGTTGGGAAGAAACTTCTCAAACTACTGTAGGTCTTGATGCAAAATTATTTAATGATTTTTCTCTTACTCTTGATTACTACAAAAAAACAACAAAAGGAATCTTAAGAAATATTGTAATTCCTGGATATGTTGGAGTAGTTGATGCGCCTTCTGCAAACATTGCCGATATGGATAACAGTGGTTTTGAGGCTGAATTAGGTTACAAGAAAAGACTTGGAGAATTTAATTTAGGTGTAAATGCAAACTTTGCTTACTTGAAAAACGAAATTACTTATGTAGGATCATCTACAAACTTCATTGTTGGAGATGCTTCTTTCCAATCTATGGGACCTGTAACTAGAACACAAGTTGGTCACTCTTTTAACGAATTCTACGGATTTAAAACAGCTGGAATTTTCCAAAATGATGCAGAAGTTGCAGCGTACAAAAATGCAAATGGAGGTTTAATTCAGCCAAATGCTAAACCTGGGGATTTCCGTTGGGTTGATGCTAACAATGATGGAAAAATTACTGATGACGATAAGCAATTCTTAGGAACTAACATCCCTAAATACACTTTTGGTTTCACAGTAAACTTAGATTACAAAAACTTTGACTTTATGGCATTTACTCAAGGAGCTGCTGGAAGCAAAATTTTCCAAGGTTTAAGAAGGTTAGATGTATTGAATGCAAACTATCAAACAAAAGCTTTAGATCGTTGGCATGGTGAAGGAACTTCAAACGACTATCCAAGATTGACTAATAATGATCCAAATAAAAACTACACAAACATGTCTGATTTTTATCTTGAAGATGGAAATTACCTACGTTTAAAAGTGGTAACTGTTGGATACACAATGCCAACTAATTTATCATCTAAAATTGGAGCAGATAAAGTTCGTTTTTACCTAACAGGAGAAAACTTAGTCACTTTTACAAAATACACTGGATTTGATCCAGAAATTGGAGGTCAGGTTTATGGTGTAGATAAAGGAGTTTATCCGCAAGCAAGATCTATTCTGTTTGGAGCTAACGTTCAATTTTAA